A region of Triplophysa dalaica isolate WHDGS20190420 chromosome 20, ASM1584641v1, whole genome shotgun sequence DNA encodes the following proteins:
- the nmnat1 gene encoding nicotinamide/nicotinic acid mononucleotide adenylyltransferase 1: MASEEKTKVVLLACGSFNPITNMHLRMFELARDHLEDTGRYKVVKGIVSPVGDPYVKKGLIKACHRLRMARLATENSDWITVDDWECQQIKWVQTANVLRHHHEELISNENIDDDVDKGKRRKRRKLEQNENAGQSSCINLNADTPQLKLLCGADVLESFGVPNLWKTDDIEEIVSHHGMVCITRYGCDPEKFINQSDLLYKHRENIHVVREWVTNEISATHVRRSLRRGQSVRYLLPDPVVNYIQENNLFTAESEQTNADVILAPFQR, encoded by the exons ATGGCATCAGAAGAGAAAACCAAAGTTGTGCTACTTGCATGCGGGTCATTCAACCCCATCACAAACATGCACCTGCGCATGTTTGAACTGGCTCGTGACCACCTTGAAGACACTG GTAGATACAAGGTGGTGAAAGGAATAGTATCTCCAGTTGGGGATCCCTATGTGAAGAAAGGTCTGATTAAAGCCTGTCATCGACTGAGGATGGCTAGACTAGCCACAGAGAATTCTGATTGGATCACAGTGGATGACTGGGAGTGTCAGCAGATAAAGTGGGTACAGACAGCCAACGTTTTACG GCATCATCATGAAGAacttatttcaaatgaaaacatcGATGACGACGTGGACAAAGGGAAAAGGAGGAAAAGACGGAAGCTGGAGCAAAATGAAAACGCCGGTCAAAGCTCTTGTATTAACTTAAATGCAG ATACTCCCCAGCTAAAACTACTATGTGGCGCCGATGTGCTGGAGTCCTTTGGCGTTCCCAACCTTTGGAAGACGGATGATATTGAGGAGATAGTGAGCCACCATGGTATGGTGTGCATCACCAGATACGGCTGCGACCCTGAGAAGTTCATAAACCAGTCTGACTTACTGTACAAACACCGTGAGAACATCCACGTGGTTCGAGAATGGGTTACCAACGAGATCTCAGCCACTCATGTGCGCCGGTCCCTACGCAGGGGACAGAGTGTGCGCTACCTGCTGCCTGACCCTGTGGTGAACTATATTCAGGAGAACAATCTGTTCACTGCAGAGAGCGAGCAGACTAACGCAGATGTGATACTTGCCCCTTTTCAGAGATAA
- the lzic gene encoding protein LZIC, which yields MASRGKSETSRLRQNMEEQLDRLMQQLQDLEECREELDEEEYEETKKETLEQLSEFNESLKKLMSGNMTLVDELGGMQLAIQAAISQAFKTPEVIRLFAKKQPGQLRTRMAEMDRDVMVGKLPRDVYTQQKVEILTALRKLGEKLTPEDEAFLSANASAKLSQFEKVTASFGSEDKMMALASSGVGNAQT from the exons ATGGCGTCTCGGGGTAAATCAGAAACGAGTAGACTGCGACAAAACATGGAAGAACAGCTGGACCGGTTGATGCAACAACTGCAGGACTTAGAGGAGTGCAG aGAAGAACTGGATGAGGAGGAGTATGAAGAAACTAAAAAAGAGACGTTGGAGCAGTTGAGCGAGTTCAATGAATCATTGAAGAAGTTAATGTCTGGAAACATGACTTTGGTTGATGAACTCGGGGGAATGCAGTTG GCGATCCAAGCTGCCATCAGCCAAGCATTTAAGACACCTGAAGTCATTCGGCTGTTTGCTAAAAAGCAGCCAGGACAGTTGAGGACAAGAATGGCTGAG ATGGACCGTGACGTGATGGTTGGAAAGCTTCCTCGAGATGTGTATACTCAGCAGAAAGTGGAGATCCTCACAGCTCTGAGAAAACTCGGCGAGAAG CTTACACCAGAAGACGAAGCTTTCCTTTCTGCAAATGCCAGTGCTAAATTGAGTCAGTTTGAGAAGGTCACAGCTAGCTTCG GATCTGAAGATAAAATGATGGCACTGGCCAGTTCTGGTGTTGGAAACGCCCAGACATAA